The proteins below come from a single Felis catus isolate Fca126 chromosome A1, F.catus_Fca126_mat1.0, whole genome shotgun sequence genomic window:
- the LOC101098920 gene encoding protocadherin alpha-C2 isoform X6, translating into MELAGTRPGATEHLRLRPPMSWLLLLPLLLLLLLPGPAASQLRYSVPEEQAPGALVGNVANALGLELRRLGPGCLRINHLGAPSPRYLELDLTSGALFVNERIDREALCEQRPRCLLSLEVLAHSPVAVSAVEVEVLDINDNSPRFPRPDYQLQVSESVAPGARFHIESAQDPDVGANSVQTYELSPSEHFELDLKPLQENSKVLELVLRKGLDREQAVLHHLVLTAVDGGSPARSGTAQISVRVLDTNDNSPTFDQNTYRVQLREDAPPGTLVVKLNASDPDEGSNGELRYSLSSYTSDRERQLFSIDASTGEVRVSGALDYEEASSYQIYVQATDQGPVPMVGHCKVLVDIVDVNDNAPEVVLTDLYSPVPEDAASNTVVALLSVNDQDSGPNRKVSLGLEASLPFRLNGFGNSYTLVVNGPLDRERVAAYNITVTATDGGVPQLTSQRTLQVEISDINDNPPSFLKDSYNIYIQENNLPGVLLCTVQATDPDEKENAEVTYSLLEKEVQGLPVTSYVSVNSASGSLYAVNSFDYEKFREFFVTVEAQDKGSPPLSSTVTANVYVVDMNDHAPHILYPTSTNSSAAIEMVPRTAPAGYLVTKVIAMDSDSGQNAWLFYHLAQTSDLDLFKVELHTGEIRTTRKMGDESGTTFNLTVVVRDNGEPSLSASVAITVAVVDRVSKILPDTQRHVKGPRTYSEITLYLIIALSTVSFIFLLTIIVLSIIKCYHYTAYGTACCGGFCGVRERCPAELNKQANNNIDARLPHGLKVQPHFIEVRGNGSLTKTYCYKACLTAGSGSDTFMFYNTGAQTGLGPGGAQAAASDSRHLTGQSGQSAGNLIILKNDAIPQNEEFELDLQRNI; encoded by the exons ATGGAGCTGGCGGGCACCAGACCTGGGGCGACAGAGCATCTACGACTCCGGCCGCCCATGtcctggctgctgctgctgcctctcctgctgctactgctgctgccGGGCCCAGCGGCCTCCCAGCTACGATACTCGGTGCCGGAGGAACAGGCACCCGGCGCGCTTGTGGGCAACGTGGCTAACGCGCTGGGGCTGGAGCTGCGGCGTTTGGGGCCGGGCTGCCTGCGCATCAACCATCTGGGTGCGCCCAGTCCGCGCTACCTGGAGCTGGACCTGACAAGTGGAGCGCTCTTCGTCAACGAGCGCATTGACCGGGAGGCGCTGTGTGAGCAGCGGCCTCGCTGCCTGCTCAGCTTGGAAGTGCTGGCGCACAGCCCCGTGGCGGTGAGTGCCGTAGAGGTGGAGGTACTGGACATCAACGACAATTCGCCGCGCTTCCCGCGGCCGGATTACCAGCTTCAGGTAAGCGAATCGGTGGCTCCTGGAGCGCGCTTTCACATTGAGAGCGCGCAGGACCCCGACGTGGGCGCCAACTCGGTGCAGACTTATGAGCTCAGCCCCAGCGAGCACTTCGAGCTGGACCTTAAACCCCTGCAGGAGAACAGTAAGGTGCTGGAGCTGGTGCTGCGGAAGGGCCTGGACCGCGAGCAGGCAGTCTTGCACCACCTGGTTCTCACAGCTGTGGACGGAGGCAGCCCAGCCCGCTCGGGCACGGCACAGATCTCTGTGCGTGTCCTGGACACTAACGACAATTCTCCCACCTTCGACCAGAACACTTACCGTGTCCAGCTTCGGGAGGACGCTCCTCCGGGCACATTGGTGGTGAAGCTGAATGCCTCGGACCCGGATGAGGGCTCCAATGGCGAGCTCAGGTACTCATTGAGCAGCTACACGTCGGACCGGGAGAGGCAGCTCTTCAGCATCGATGCCAGCACTGGGGAAGTGCGGGTAAGTGGAGCACTGGATTATGAGGAGGCCTCTTCCTACCAGATCTATGTGCAGGCTACTGATCAGGGTCCAGTGCCCATGGTGGGTCACTGCAAGGTACTGGTGGACATCGTGGATGTGAATGATAATGCACCAGAGGTGGTACTCACGGACCTGTACAGCCCAGTGCCCGAGGATGCTGCATCGAATACTGTTGTGGCCCTTCTCAGTGTCAATGACCAAGACTCAGGCCCCAACCGGAAAGTGAGCCTGGGTCTGGAGGCCTCACTCCCTTTCCGGCTGAATGGCTTTGGAAACTCCTACACACTGGTGGTGAATGGTCCGCTGGACAGGGAGCGGGTAGCTGCCTACAACATCACAGTGACAGCCACTGATGGGGGAGTGCCACAGCTCACATCCCAGCGGACACTGCAGGTTGAGATCTCTGACATCAATGACAACCCACCAAGCTTCCTAAAGGACTCCTACAACATCTACATCCAGGAGAACAATTTGCCGGGGGTGTTGCTCTGCACTGTGCAAGCCACAGACCCAGATGAAAAGGAGAATGCAGAGGTGACCTACTCCCTCCTGGAGAAGGAGGTTCAAGGGCTGCCAGTCACCTCCTATGTCTCCGTTAACAGTGCCAGTGGCAGCCTTTATGCTGTCAACTCCTTTGACTATGAGAAGTTTCGGGAGTTCTTTGTGACTGTGGAGGCCCAGGACAAGGGGAGTCCACCGCTGAGCAGCACTGTGACCGCCAATGTGTATGTGGTGGACATGAATGACCATGCCCCTCACATCCTATACCCTACCTCAACTAATTCGTCAGCAGCCATTGAGATGGTGCCTCGAACTGCCCCTGCTGGCTATCTGGTCACCAAAGTCATAGCCATGGACTCAGACTCTGGGCAAAATGCTTGGCTCTTTTACCACCTGGCTCAGACTTCTGACCTGGACCTCTTTAAAGTAGAGCTACACACAGGAGAAATTAGGACTACCAGGAAGATGGGAGATGAGAGTGGAACCACTTTCAACCTGACCGTGGTGGTCCGAGACAATGGAGAGCCATCACTGTCAGCCTCTGTGGCCATTACAGTAGCTGTGGTGGATAGGGTTTCCAAAATCCTCCCTGATACTCAGAGACACGTGAAGGGTCCTCGGACATACTCTGAAATTACACTTTATCTAATAATAGCATTAAGCACAgtgtcttttatatttcttttgacaATCATTGTTTTGAGCATCATCAAGTGCTACCACTATACTGCATATGGAACCGCGTGCTGTGGGGGCTTCTGTGGAGTGAGGGAGCGGTGCCCTGCTGAACTAAACAAACAGGCCAATAACAATATTGATGCCAGGTTACCGCACGGCCTCAAAGTGCAGCCTCACTTCATTGAAGTGCGAGGGAACGGCTCCCTCACCAAGACCTACTGCTACAAGGCCTGTCTGACAGCAGGCTCAGGGAGTGACACTTTCATGTTTTATAACACAGGGGCACAGACAGGACTGGGGCCTGGGGGAGCCCAGGCGGCAGCAAGTGACAGCAGGCACCTCACAGGCCAAAGTGGGCAGAGTGCCGGGAACCTGATCATTCTCAAAAATGATGCCATTCCTCAAAACGAG gaatttgAACTTGACCTGCAAAGAAATATCTGA